A genome region from Alphaproteobacteria bacterium includes the following:
- a CDS encoding type II toxin-antitoxin system prevent-host-death family antitoxin → MRTIGAFEAKTHLSEILERAAQGEETLVTRRGIPIAKIIPFNKSQNLTKENTILRLKNLRKNLQLRNFSWKELRDQGRR, encoded by the coding sequence ATGCGTACTATTGGTGCTTTTGAGGCAAAAACCCATTTATCTGAAATTTTAGAGCGAGCTGCTCAAGGAGAAGAAACTCTTGTTACAAGAAGAGGGATTCCTATAGCTAAGATTATCCCATTCAATAAAAGCCAAAATCTTACCAAAGAAAATACTATTCTAAGATTGAAGAACCTCAGAAAAAATCTGCAGCTGAGGAATTTTTCATGGAAAGAATTACGCGATCAGGGGCGTAGATGA
- a CDS encoding type II toxin-antitoxin system VapC family toxin, producing MIKVVLDCSIAVSWFFEDEASEKTDDILAIIQEEGAFVPAIWHLEFGNVLIQAEKKRRISRAQVINCLELIKELPITTDNDHSDKYMDRIIAFALEHQITTYDASYLELSMRLGLSLATKDKKLYQVASKLGIPVLPK from the coding sequence ATGATTAAGGTAGTATTGGATTGTTCCATTGCTGTATCTTGGTTTTTTGAAGATGAAGCTTCAGAAAAAACTGATGATATTCTTGCCATTATCCAAGAAGAAGGAGCTTTTGTTCCAGCAATTTGGCATTTAGAATTTGGGAATGTACTCATCCAAGCAGAAAAAAAGAGAAGGATTTCTAGAGCCCAAGTTATCAACTGTTTAGAATTAATTAAAGAGCTACCAATAACAACAGATAACGATCATTCAGATAAATATATGGATAGAATTATTGCATTTGCCCTAGAGCATCAGATTACAACCTATGATGCTAGTTACCTAGAGTTAAGTATGAGGTTAGGACTATCCTTAGCTACTAAGGATAAAAAGTTATATCAGGTTGCAAGCAAACTCGGAATACCAGTCTTACCAAAGTAA